The Fulvivirga ligni genome window below encodes:
- a CDS encoding TerC/Alx family metal homeostasis membrane protein codes for MKNEVIFFAVFITVILFIILLDLLLLSRKSVVMSTKEALSWSLVWIGLALGFALFLRLHAELIHGIENMEDLKKVASKFAPFLVLNSDNYQESIELYRINTSTNFLSGYLIEKSLSVDNLFVIMTILASFSVRKSAYKSVLFWGIIGAIVMRCIFIFAGAALIEKFEWSLYIFGVYLLYMGFKMYLDRNKEEAIQTDKHPVLKFISKYANVFPRYVGNNFVLRIDKVFYITPLFIVLVIIEFTDLIFAMDSIPAIFAVTRDPYIVFFSNIFAILGLRTLFFLLINIIDKFHLIKVGVSILLVYVGLKLILHEWLLSIGFKPVYSLYFILTILVSTIILSLVFPKKQE; via the coding sequence ATGAAGAATGAAGTGATTTTTTTTGCGGTATTTATTACTGTCATATTATTTATAATACTCCTTGATCTACTGCTACTGAGCCGGAAATCTGTTGTGATGAGTACAAAAGAAGCGTTATCATGGAGTTTGGTTTGGATCGGGTTAGCATTAGGTTTCGCTTTATTTTTACGTTTACATGCTGAGTTGATTCATGGCATTGAAAATATGGAAGACTTAAAGAAGGTAGCATCCAAGTTTGCTCCTTTCCTGGTTCTGAATTCAGATAACTATCAAGAAAGCATTGAGTTATATCGCATCAATACTTCAACCAATTTTCTTTCGGGTTATTTAATAGAAAAATCGTTATCAGTAGATAATCTTTTTGTAATAATGACCATTCTTGCGTCATTCTCAGTGAGAAAGAGTGCTTATAAATCAGTTTTATTCTGGGGTATAATCGGAGCCATTGTCATGCGCTGTATTTTCATTTTTGCAGGTGCAGCTTTAATAGAGAAATTTGAATGGTCGTTATATATTTTCGGAGTATATCTACTTTACATGGGTTTTAAAATGTACTTGGATAGAAATAAGGAGGAGGCTATCCAAACTGATAAGCACCCAGTACTAAAATTTATATCAAAATACGCCAATGTGTTTCCCAGGTATGTAGGAAATAATTTTGTTTTAAGAATTGATAAGGTGTTTTATATCACCCCACTCTTTATAGTTCTGGTCATAATCGAATTCACAGATTTAATTTTTGCAATGGATTCAATACCGGCCATTTTTGCTGTTACAAGAGATCCATATATTGTGTTTTTCTCAAACATATTTGCCATTCTAGGTCTCAGAACATTATTTTTCCTATTAATAAATATTATAGATAAGTTTCATTTAATAAAAGTGGGGGTAAGTATACTTTTAGTATATGTTGGCTTAAAATTGATTCTACACGAATGGTTGTTATCGATCGGTTTTAAACCTGTATACTCTTTGTATTTTATTTTAACGATTTTGGTCTCAACAATTATATTATCGCTAGTCTTTCCCAAAAAACAAGAATGA
- a CDS encoding helix-turn-helix domain-containing protein, translating to MIKQLSTPFMLALKARNLTVEIHHHSAYQMVLSNDAPFTSTINGKLCEQIHGFIIKPQVKHHCVAEKGTLNVVNVEPYSTVGLELASRLQSNQDFLVFNSPSETSSFFHLEKETFNIYTIINALLSKIPTLDYDERVSQIIEYIHANYANQGITPQTFAEIVFLSPSRLAALFKEQTGSSLSKYLLWTRLRHAILLTLSDKERNLTDIAYATGFYDQSQFNKYMYEMFGMPPKALKLNSDLIQIY from the coding sequence ATGATTAAACAATTATCAACTCCCTTTATGCTGGCTCTAAAGGCACGTAATCTCACGGTAGAGATCCATCATCATTCTGCCTATCAAATGGTGTTATCAAATGATGCGCCATTTACTTCTACCATTAATGGCAAGCTATGTGAACAAATACACGGTTTCATCATCAAACCGCAGGTAAAACACCATTGTGTTGCAGAAAAAGGAACCTTAAATGTGGTGAATGTTGAACCTTATTCTACTGTTGGATTAGAGCTAGCAAGCAGGCTTCAGTCTAATCAGGATTTCTTGGTCTTCAACTCGCCATCCGAAACCAGTTCTTTCTTTCATTTAGAAAAAGAAACCTTTAATATATACACTATCATCAATGCACTCCTATCCAAAATACCTACTTTGGATTACGATGAAAGGGTTTCCCAAATCATTGAATACATTCATGCCAACTATGCAAACCAGGGCATCACACCCCAAACATTTGCCGAGATTGTTTTTCTTTCCCCTTCCAGATTAGCAGCTCTGTTTAAAGAACAGACTGGGAGCAGTCTATCCAAATATTTGTTGTGGACAAGGCTACGACATGCAATACTTCTAACCCTTTCAGATAAAGAAAGAAATTTAACCGATATTGCTTACGCCACTGGATTCTACGATCAATCCCAATTCAACAAGTACATGTATGAGATGTTTGGTATGCCTCCCAAAGCATTAAAACTGAACAGTGATTTGATACAGATATATTAA
- a CDS encoding NAD(P)-dependent alcohol dehydrogenase has translation MKAIAYQKFGNTEVLQTVEETKPSIQSNQVLIKVKAVSINPMDWKIRKGEMKLMSGSKFPKHTGVDFSGIIEDPGTSHFKKGDAVFGVVKNNMKEGALAEYVAVSSSLVWKKPVQLSFSEASSIPIVGIAAVTALQKMGEINPQTKILVNGATGGFGMFLLQLLKQQAANVTAVTSTKGLEYAQKWGASRVIDYTKVNVLTQATIYDIIIDLSGKMGYANAKRIMKPKSLFLNPVPQPIDIPVSLIKNLFRGKKHVVVLSSPSSKIMDVLLSAIENGLQIEVNKVFPFEQTVEAYQYAEKGGFVGKLAIEIS, from the coding sequence ATGAAAGCAATAGCATATCAAAAGTTTGGCAATACAGAGGTGTTACAAACAGTAGAAGAAACCAAACCTTCTATACAATCGAATCAAGTATTAATAAAGGTGAAGGCCGTTTCTATCAACCCTATGGATTGGAAAATCAGAAAGGGTGAAATGAAACTGATGTCTGGCTCCAAATTCCCCAAACACACAGGTGTTGATTTTTCAGGGATCATTGAAGATCCGGGAACATCTCACTTTAAAAAAGGCGATGCAGTTTTTGGTGTAGTCAAAAACAACATGAAAGAAGGTGCTTTAGCCGAGTATGTGGCGGTTTCATCCTCTTTAGTCTGGAAAAAGCCGGTACAGCTGAGTTTTTCAGAAGCCTCATCTATTCCTATTGTGGGGATTGCTGCAGTTACAGCCTTACAAAAAATGGGTGAAATCAACCCACAAACCAAAATTCTTGTCAATGGTGCGACAGGTGGTTTTGGGATGTTTTTACTTCAACTATTAAAACAGCAAGCTGCTAATGTTACGGCCGTTACCAGTACCAAAGGCTTGGAGTATGCGCAAAAATGGGGGGCCAGTAGGGTAATAGACTACACCAAAGTAAATGTGCTTACACAAGCTACCATTTATGATATCATCATTGATCTATCCGGTAAGATGGGTTATGCCAATGCCAAACGAATAATGAAGCCCAAATCATTATTCTTAAACCCTGTACCACAACCCATCGATATCCCTGTCTCACTGATCAAAAACCTATTTAGAGGTAAAAAACACGTAGTGGTTCTATCCAGTCCATCCTCAAAAATCATGGACGTACTCCTTTCAGCAATCGAAAATGGCTTGCAAATAGAAGTGAATAAAGTGTTTCCCTTTGAGCAAACAGTGGAAGCCTACCAATATGCTGAAAAGGGCGGTTTTGTTGGCAAGTTAGCCATTGAAATCAGCTAA
- a CDS encoding pirin family protein translates to MITKIDNSIKYGKQQGGFGIQILYPGLIRPQLKDTGFATIGRIDQAIITPGTLIPMHPHQNDEILTYLRSGKVKHLDSEGFTDIISNQKLMMMNAGARFYHEEKTLIEGGTLEGLQIFIRPETGGLKPMVQFHDLQEIYSINQWRKIAGKSDDYPLQIRSNTWLMDARLEQGNEIELPNDNSYNIASLFYLLKGKIQVNEDTIITSGESVLVENESPVFKALQTSDIVLFTTQTDATCFEEGMYSGNQKQLINQRSVI, encoded by the coding sequence ATGATAACGAAGATTGATAATTCCATAAAATATGGAAAGCAACAAGGTGGATTTGGGATACAGATTTTGTACCCCGGTCTGATCCGCCCCCAGTTAAAAGATACGGGGTTTGCCACCATAGGCAGAATAGATCAGGCCATCATTACCCCCGGCACATTGATACCCATGCACCCACATCAGAATGATGAAATACTTACCTACCTGCGAAGTGGAAAAGTAAAGCACCTTGACTCAGAAGGTTTCACAGACATCATTTCTAATCAGAAACTCATGATGATGAATGCTGGTGCACGCTTTTATCATGAAGAGAAAACCTTGATAGAAGGAGGCACACTGGAAGGCTTGCAAATATTCATCAGGCCGGAAACGGGTGGATTAAAACCCATGGTTCAATTTCATGACCTACAAGAAATCTACAGTATCAATCAGTGGCGGAAAATTGCTGGTAAAAGTGATGACTATCCGCTGCAAATCAGAAGCAATACCTGGCTGATGGATGCACGTCTGGAGCAAGGCAATGAAATCGAACTACCGAATGACAATTCCTATAACATCGCTTCCTTATTCTATCTACTGAAGGGTAAAATACAGGTAAATGAAGATACGATTATCACATCAGGGGAAAGTGTTTTGGTTGAAAATGAAAGTCCGGTTTTCAAGGCTTTACAGACAAGCGATATCGTACTCTTCACCACACAAACGGACGCTACTTGCTTTGAAGAAGGGATGTACAGTGGTAATCAAAAACAATTAATAAATCAAAGGTCAGTGATCTGA
- a CDS encoding SDR family oxidoreductase, translating into MKSAFITGANKGIGFEIAKQLLQKGFYVYIGARDKSKGQEAVEKLKAEGLVNTKAVQIDVTDKQSVMHARSELGKQITTLDILINNAGISGVKVDNEGNFIAESLTAERATIDTFKEVYETNVYGVVRVTQAFLDLLKKSSEPRIVMVSSSVGSLTQQSNPQWPMYDSAKYAVYASSKSAMNMYTVHLAYELRDTPFRINMVDPGYTKTDFNYNMGFTAVETAAERIAKYALIGPDGPTGKFFSEENNPETGEIPW; encoded by the coding sequence ATGAAATCAGCATTTATTACAGGAGCCAACAAAGGAATTGGCTTTGAAATCGCAAAACAATTATTACAAAAGGGATTCTATGTTTATATCGGAGCCCGAGACAAAAGCAAGGGTCAGGAAGCAGTAGAAAAACTGAAAGCTGAAGGATTAGTCAACACCAAGGCAGTTCAGATTGATGTCACCGATAAACAATCAGTAATGCATGCCAGAAGCGAACTTGGCAAGCAGATAACTACTCTGGACATCCTAATCAATAATGCAGGAATAAGCGGAGTTAAAGTAGACAATGAAGGAAATTTTATTGCCGAATCATTGACAGCTGAGAGAGCAACCATCGACACCTTTAAGGAAGTCTACGAAACAAATGTTTATGGCGTTGTGCGCGTTACGCAAGCATTTCTGGATTTACTAAAGAAGTCTTCAGAACCGAGAATCGTGATGGTGAGCTCTTCAGTGGGGTCACTCACACAGCAAAGCAATCCTCAATGGCCAATGTATGATTCAGCAAAATATGCTGTATATGCCTCATCCAAATCAGCTATGAACATGTATACTGTCCACCTGGCTTATGAACTTCGCGACACTCCATTCAGAATCAATATGGTCGACCCGGGTTATACCAAAACCGATTTCAATTACAACATGGGGTTTACCGCTGTAGAAACTGCTGCTGAACGCATCGCTAAATACGCCTTAATCGGACCTGACGGACCA